The sequence TTCGGGCTGGCGCTCACCCAGGCCTCCCGCAACAAGGACGCCGGCTGGGAATTCATCAAGTGGTGGCTCGCCAACTCGAACAACGCCCTGACCTGGGGCAAGTCGAGCAACAACATTCCCGGCAACCTCAAAGCGGTGGATGACGCCTACTTCCAGCGCGACGCCTTCTGGAAACCCATTACCGACACCCTGACCTTCGCGACGATCCGTCCGGCCGTGGCCGGGTTCCCGCCCATGGAAGGGCAGGCCCTGATCCCGAACATCCAGCTGTTCCTGGAAGGCAAGCAGGACGCGAAGACCGCGCTGCAGAAGGCCCAGGTGGCGGGCGACCGCATCCTGGCGGACAACGCCAACAAGTAGTGCTTCCCTTCCGGGTGGGCATGGTCCACGCCCACCCGGAGCTCTGGAGAACCATGCGGAACACCCTGCTCCTCTGGCTGACGGTGCCGGGCCTGTGCGTCTCGGCGGCGCCTGCCCAGCCTGCACCCTCCGCGCCCGACCCTGCCCGGGCGATGAGCGACTTCCTGAAAGCCTACTGGGACCCGGACCGGGGCCTGTTCCTGGCCTGGAACCGCAGCGCGCCCTTCGCCCGGCCGAGTGGAGCGGGGCCGGGCGGCGGCAAATACAGCGATTTCTGGTGGGCCGCGCAGCTGTGGGACCTGGTGCTGGATGCGGCGGCGCGGGACCCGGACAACGCGGCGGACCGCGCCCTGATCGCCCAGGTGTACGACGGCTTTCAGGCGGCGTACCCGGAGTGGCAGAACGACTTCAACGACGACCTCGGCTGGTGGGCGCAGGCGGCCACGCGGGCCGCGGCCCTCACCCATGACGCGCGCTACCAGCAGCGGGCCGAGGCGCTCTTCACCGACATCTGGCGCTCCTGGACACCCGACCTGGGCGGCGGGGTGCTGTGGCGCCGCTCCGGCGGCACCCAGAAGAACGTCGCGACCAACGCGCCGCTGGTCGTGACGGCAGTGCGGCTGTACCAGGCGACGAACGACCCGGTCTACCTGGAGCGGGCCCGGCAGCTGTACACCTTCGTGGACACTCGCCTCACCGATGGGGACGCGCGGGTCTACGACAACATCGAGGGGGGCGAGCTGCGGCGCTGGGACTTCACGTACAACGTCGGCAACTTCGTGCTCGCGTCGCTGGCGCTGCGGGAGGTGACGACAGACCCGGCCGAGCGGGCGCACCTGCTGACCCGCGCCGTGAAGTCGGCCGACTGGGCGCTGGCGAACCTCACGAACGCAGGCATCTTCCTGGACGAGGGCAGCGGCGACGGTGGCGGCTTCAAGGGCGTCCTGATGCGCGGCCTCGCCGCCCTGACCCGGGAGCCGGACCTGAACCCGGGCTCGCGCGCCCGTTACACCGACAGCCTGCGCGAGAACGCCACGCAGGTGTGGAACCAGCGCCGCCCCTCCGACGGTCTGGTCGGCCCTGACTGGTCGTCCCCGGCGGGCGACGGGGTGATCGAGAGCATGACGGCCGCCTCGGCGGTCGCGGCGCTGCTCCTGGCCCCGCCTCCGCTTCCGGGCGGCCCAGTCACGGGCAACGGGCGCTACGAGGCCGAGAACAGCCTGCGCGAGCACGTGAACACCAGTGTGGCCGCTCCCGGCTTTACCGGGCGTGGGTACGTCAATGCGTTCGTTCAGGACGGCGGCTTTGTGGAGTTCCGGGTCAACGTGGCCAGCGCAGGTCCGTATACCGCGCGGCTGCATTACAGCGCGGGAGCAGGTGCGGCGGTGCGCTCGGTCAGCGTGAATGGAGCGGACGCGCGTCCGGTGACGCTGCCTGCCACTCCCGACTGGCAGACCTGGGCCGACCAGGACGTGCCGCTGACCTTGCCGGCGGGGGCGAGCCGGGTGCGCCTGTCGTTCAACCGCCTGTCCGGTGACCGCAACTGGCTCAACCTCGATCACCTGACGCTCGGGAGCCGCCCATGACGCCGGCCACCGTCCGGGCCAACCTGGCCTTCGGCGCCCTGATGACGCACTTCTGGAATGAGGAGCGCGCCCTGTTCGAGATCCGGGTGCCGTTCGCCTCCGCCCAGCACGATCTGCCGACCGACCCGTTCCACTACTGGTGGCAGGCGCACGGCCTGGACGTGCTGGTGGACGCGTTCGAGCGCGACGGAGACGGGCGTCATCTTGCGCAGGCCGCTCGCCTGCTGGAGGCCGTGGTGCGCGAGAACGGCTCGCTGACCAACGACTACTACGACGACATGCTGTGGCTGGCCCTCGCGTGTCTGCGCGCGTGGGATGCGGGGGGCGACCCGCGCTTCCGGGACGCTGCCCTGACACTCTGGGACGACATTCAGGGCGGCTGGAACGATCACTGTGGCGGCGGCATCACGTGGCGCAAACCGCAGCTCGACTACAAGAACACCCCGGCCAACGCCCCGGCCATCATCCTGGCGACCCGGCTGTACGCGCGCCTCGGGCGGGAAGAGGACCTCGCCTGGGCGCGCCGGCTCTACCGGTGGCAGGTGGAGCATCTGGTGGATCCGGACACCGGCTTCGTCTGGGATGGCCTCAACCGCCTGGGCGACGGTGAACTTGACCGGGACTGGGCCTTCACCTACTGCCAGGGGGTGCAGATCGGGGCGGCCCTTGAACTGCACGCGGTCACCGGCGAGCGGTCGCTGCTGGACGCCGCGAGGCGCACCGTCGCGGCCGCCCGCGCCCGCCTGGCAGACCCCGCGACGCTCGCGCTGCCCGACGAGGGCGACGGCGACGCAGGACTGTTCAAAGGCATCCTGGCGCGCTACCTCGCCCAGTTCGCCCGGGTCGCGGACGATGAGCCGACCCGGACCTGGCTGACCCGCAATGCCGCCCTCGCCTGGCAGCATCGGGACGCCGCGCTGGGGGTGTGTTCGACGTCGTGGACCGCAGCGCCTGGCACGCCGGTTGAGCTGAGCGCCGCACTGTCGGGCGTGATGCTGTTCGAGGCGGCGGCGTGGCTGCATCTGGACCACCTGCCACCGGTGGGGCGCGGCGCGTGAGGGGCCGGCGGGGGATATTGTGCTGACCGTGGCCGCCCACCTGTACGAACGCATCGTGTCGAGCGTCCTCGACGACCTCCGGGCGGGTCGGCTGCGTCCGGGCGACCGGGTGCCGTCCGAACACGAGCTGGCCCGCATCTTCGAGGTCAGCCGCATCACGTCGCGCCGGGCGCTCGAAGTACTGGCGTCCGCCCGCGTGGTGGACCGGGTGCAGGGGCGCGGCACCTTCGTGGCGCCGGACCTGCCGGACCTGGAACGGGTCGGCGCCACCCTCGGCCTCTCGCCGGAGCCTGCGCCGGACGCGCCCACGGTGCCCGGCGTGCGCTTCAACCTGCTGGGACTGGTGCTGCCGGACTTCAACGAATCGTACGGGCTACAGCTGGTCTACACCATCGAGAGCCGCGCGTCCGCGCTGGGCCTGGACCTGATTCTCAAGCGGACGTACGGCGTGCGCGAAAACGAGGACCGGGCCATCACCCGGCTGGTGGCGCGCGGCGTGGACGGGCTGATCGTGTTCCCGGTGCACGGCGAGCACTACAACCCGGTGCTGCTCAAAGTGGTGCTGGACAGCTTCCCGGTGGTGCTGATCGACCGGTACCTGCGCGGCATTCCGGCGCAGGCGGTGGTGACGGACAACCACGCGGCGGCGGCGGCCCTGACCCAGCACCTGATTGAACTGGGGCACCGGGAGATCGCCTTCGTGTCGCCGCCGCTGGAGAACACCAGTGCCCTGGAGGAACGCTACGCCGGCTGGAGCGCGGCCCTCACCGACCACGGCCTGCTGAGCCGCACCGGGTCGGTGTTGAGCAACCTGAAGTCCACGCTGCCCACCCGGCTGCACCCGGCCAACATCGCCGCCGACCGTGGCCTGCTGGAGGAATTCGTGCGGACGACGGGCGCCACCGCGTTCGTGTGCGCCGAATACAACCTCGCGCTGCAGCTGATCAACATCCTGAGTGGCCTGGGAAGGCGCGTGCCGGAGGACGTCTCGGTCGCGTGCTTCGACGCGCCGTTTGACCCGCTCGCCTCGCCGGACGAGCCGACCTTCTTCACGCACATCCGGCAGAACGAGGCCGAGATGGGGGAGGTGGCGGTCGGTCAGGTGCTGGCGCGCCTGCGCGGCGAGACGCCGCCCACCCTCACCCACGTGCCGTTTCGCCTGATTCCGGGCCGCTCAACGGCCGCGCCGCGCCGCTGACGCTCTCGCTTCTCTCCCCGGAGGGTTCTGATGCTGCACAATCCACCCCGCGTGTCGACCACCGCTCCCCCGACCGTGCCGCGCCGCTCCCGGCTGCTGCGCCACGAGTCACGCATGGCGGTCGCGTTCATCACTCCGGCGATGGCGCTGTTTCTGGTGTTCACTGCGCTGCCCGCCGTGGTGGCTCTGTTCCTGAGCTTCACCAACTACGACATCCTCAGCCCCGTCCGGTGGGTCGGTCTCGCCAACTACCAGCGGCTCCTGACCGACGACCTGTTCCGGCGCGGCGTCCTGAACGTCGCGTTCTACGCGGCGATGTTCGTGCCGCTGATGATCGTGCTGTCGCTGTCGCTCGCGCTGGCGCTCAACCGCCCGCGCCCCGGCATGGTCCTGTTCCGCACGCTCTTCTACCTTCCGGCCGTCACGTCCAGCATCGCCGCCGCGACCATCTGGAGCTGGATGTTCCAGAAGGACTACGGCGTGGTGAATCAGGCGCTCGGGGTGATCGGCATCCAGGGCCCCAACTGGCTCGCCAGCAGCGACACGGCCATGTACGCCATCGTGATCGTGACGCTCTGGCAGGGCCTGGGCAGCAACATCATCATCTATCTGGCGGGCCTCAGCGGGGTGCCGAAGTTCCTGTACGAGGCGGCGGCGCTGGATGGCGCCAGCCCCTGGCAGCAGTTCTGGTTCATCACCGTGCCCACGCTGCGGACCACGACCTTCTTCGTGGTGTTCATGTCGCTGGTCGGGGCCTTCCAGCTGTTCGACCAGGCCTACGTCATGACCCAGGGCGGGCCTGGCTACGCCACCACGACCGCCGTGTACCAGATCTACAGCAACGGCTTCACGCAGCTGCGCATGGGCTACGCCTCGGCGCAGGCAGTCGTGCTGGCCATCGCCATCCTGTGCGTGTCGCTGCTCAGCATGCGCCTCAACCGCGACGTGACGGGAGCCTGACATGAACAGACGACTCCGGCTGACTCCACTGGTCGTGGTGCGCGAAACGCTGTATTACGCCGTGCTGGTCTTCGTGGCGCTGGTCATGGCGCTCCCGTTCTACTGGATGCTCGCCACCTCGTTCAAACCCGACGCCGACATCTTCACCGATCCGATCCGCTGGATTCCGCAGCGCTGGACTCTGGACCACTACATCAAGGCCTTTACGCTGGTGCCGTTCGGCCGCTACTTCCTGAACTCCACCGTGATGGCCTTCCTGGGGGTGGTGGCCAACCTGCTGCTCGGCAGCCTGGCCGGGTACGCATTCGCCCGGCTGCGCTTCCGGGGCCGCGAGGGGCTGTTCCGCATGAAACTGGCGTCGCTGCTGGTGCCGGGCGTCGTGACGCTGATTCCGACCTTTATCATCCTGCGGTCGTTTCCGTTCGCTGGAGGCAACGACCTGCTCGGGCACGGCGGCCAGGGGCTGCTGAACACCTACTGGGCGATCGTGTTGCCCGGCGCGGCAGGGGCATTCGCGGTGTTCTTCATGCGCCAGTTCTTCCGTACCCTGCCCGAGGATTTGATCGACGCCGCGCGCGTGGACGGCGCCTCGGAATTGCGCATCTTCTGGAGCATCTACCTGCCGCTGTGCGGCCCGGCCCTGGCGACCCTCGGCATCTTCACCTTCCAGGCCGGCTGGAACGTGTTTCTGTGGGCGCTGATCGTGTTCAACGACCCCAACATGTCCACGGTGCAGATGGGCCTGCAGGCCTTCAGCTTCAACCACAACACCGATTACGGCCCCCTGATGGCGGCGTCGGTGGTGGTGTCGCTGCCGGTGCTGATCGTGTTCCTGTTCGCCCAGCGCTACTTCACCCAGTCGATCTCATTCTCGGGGGTGAAATGAAGGCCTGCGGTGTCGAGCCGGTGGTTCATCCGGTGGCCTGTGGCTGGCAGTGCCCGGCCGCCCACCCCCGGACGTTCCCCCTCACTCCGTCCCCCTGTTCTGGAGGCCCCGCATGATCTCACCCGCCGTTTCGCAGCTTGTGGCGGAGATGCGCCATGCCCTCCGGGACCGGCCCCGGCTCGCCGAGACCTTCGCGCGCTGCTTCCCCAACACCCTGGACACCACCGTCCGCCGGATGGATGACGGCACCGCGTTCGTGTTCACCGGCGACATTCCGGCCATGTGGCTGCGTGACAGCACCGCGCAGGTCAGCCCGTACCTGCCGCTCGCCGCGCACGACGAGGCGCTGAGACAGCTGATCGTCGGGCTGATCCGCCGTCAGGCGATGTACATCCGCATTGATCCGTATGCCAACGCCTTCAACGCGGCGCCGGACGGCAGCGGTCACGCGGGCGACCTGCCGCCCAAGGGCGACTGGGTGTGGGAGCGCAAATTCGAGCTTGACTCGCTGTGCGCCCCGGTGTCGCTGCTGTTCCGCTACTGGAAGGTGACCGGCGACCTGCAGGTCTTTACGGAGGACGTGCGGGCCATGCTCAGGACCGTGGTGGGAGTGATGCGGGTGGAGCAGCGTCACGAGACGTCCCCGTACACCTTCGAGCGGCCCGGTCCCCACCCGCCGAGCGACACGCTCAGTCACGGCGGACGTGGCTCTCCGGTCGCCTACACCGGCATGGTGTGGTCGGGGTTCCGGCCGAGCGACGACGCGTGTGCCTACGGGTACCTGATCCCGGCCAACATGTTCGCAGTCGTGATTCTCGGTCAGCTGGCGGAGCTGGCGCGCGACGTGCTGGACGACGCCGCGTTGAGCACTGAGGCGCTGGCCCTGCGCGATGAGATCGAGCGCGGTATTCAGGCGCACGGCATCGTGGAACATCCGGAGCACGGCCCCATCTACGCTTACGAGACGGACGGGCTCGGCCGTCATCTGCTGATGGACGACGCGAATGTGCCGAGCCTGCTCTCCATCCCGTACCTCGGGTACCGCGACGCCGCGGACCCGCTGTACATGAATACCCGGCGCTTCGTGCTGAGCCACGACAACCCGAGTTTTGCCCGAGGCCGGTACGCGGCCGGAATCGGCAGCCCACACACGCCGCCCGGCATGGTCTGGCCCATCGCGCTCGCCATGCAGGGCCTGACCTCCACCTCAGACGAGGAGCGCGAGCGGCTGCTCGACATGCTGGTGGCCACGACCGCCGGAACTGCCTACATGCACGAGAGCTTTGACCCGGACGACCCCGACGTGTTCACGCGCGAGTGGTTCGCCTGGGCCAATTCTTTGTTTGCTGAATTCGTGCTGCACAGCGTCCGCTGGACGGCGGAGGTGAAGTAGGCGCGCTGGCCGGTTCGGTCAGGTGGTGCCGGCCGATGACGGTTCGACCTTGCCGCCCCGGCCTTCCAGCTGATTCGCGATGGATTCCAGCGCCTTGTCGATGCCCTCCTGAATCTGGTGGTCCTGTGGCGCGTGGCCCGGGGTGCCCTGAGTCGCGGCATGCTGTGGGTCCGGGTCGAAGGTAAGGTGCACCCGCACCTCGCTCTCGCCGGTCCCGGCCGGCACCACCTCCAGGTGTCCGGAGTAGCGAATCTCGCCGTCGCTGCTCCACGACAGCCGGCGCTGCTCCGCATCCTGATGGAACTGGCCGTCCGCGTGGTAGTCGTGCCCCTGAGCCACGCCGTCTACCACGACCCGGTCCGGGCCCTGCGGCTCGGCATGTTTGGTGGTCGGCAGATACCGGGGCAGGTTGCGGACATCGGAGACGAAAGCGTAGACCTGCTCGGGTGATGCCTGGACGTGTCGGAAACCGGAATATTCCATGTCGTGCCTCCTGAGAATCGGAACGAACCCGGGGTGACGTGGCGGACAGGCCCAGCGTAAGCGAGGGCCGACCGCGTCCGATGAGGCGAGGGTTCGCGCGCCCGGGTCAAGGGCTCATGTCAGAGGGGAACAGGTACCGCCTGGAGGTTGGCCGGGCGTTGGGGCGTTGCTTCACGGCCCAGCGTGCCAAGCCGCTGCCGGAACGTTCAGGGACGTCTGTCCACACGCTTCGGCTGACGCTTGCCTCTGAAGTTCAAAGAAATTCGCTGCCGAAAATCCTCTGGCGGGGATCGGGAAGGGTCCACCTTGTCCTCAACAAACAGCGCGGCACGCCCCAACCAGGCGTGCCGCGCTGCTGGTTCGGTTCGCTCAGGGAGCGTCGGTGACGTACACCGGCTGGCCCACCCGGGTGGTGTCGGCTGGTCCGCCCACACCGTTGACCACGTGGTCGATGGTGCCGGCGCTCAGGTTGACCGTCAGGAGATGATGCAGGCGGACGCCCGGCGTGGCAGGGGCCTCGAAACCGTTGGTGGTGTGAATCGAGGGGTTGTTCTGGTTGAACACGTACGCGCCGCCGCCGTACAGCTGGTGCGTCCTGACCGTGTCGGCCACCCGGTACGCCGCCCAGCCCTGCTCGCCGTTGCCGCCGTTGCCCGCATTCCAGGCCTCCTGGGTGGGCGGATCGTAGGGCAGCTCGTTCTGGAAGAAGATGGTCTTGCCGTTCTCCCCGTTCCAGACGACGTTGTTCTTCTGAAAGTGCTCGACGAACAGGCCGGTCGCCGTCACGTTGTTGCCGTTCACCACGACACCGTTGTTGCCGATCACCTGCGCCCAGCGCTGGGTGTCGGGGAGGCTGGTGCCGCCCGGGCCTTCGACGCCGTGGTCGGCGCGCCACACCCAGGTGTGATCGATCAGGACGTTGTCACTGTTGATCTCCAGCGCCGCGTCGACCTTGCCGATCTGGGCGCCCCCGACCCGCAGGAACACGTCGGACAGCGTGGTCGGGTTGGTGGCGGAGGCGCGCACCTGTGACCCGTTGTTGCCGTTCTTGGTGCCCACGCGCATCAGCGTCTGCGACATGGTCGGGCCGGCCTCCAGCGTGATGCCCGCAATGACCACGCCGGGCACGTCCGCCACCGTGATCGGCGTGGCCCCGTTCGCGGCCGTCAGGGTGGCGTAGCCGAGGCCCAGCACCACCGTGTCCGCGCGCTTGACGGCGATGCTCTGGTCGATGCTGTAGACGCCTGGCGTCAGGATCAGATTCCGGCCGCGGGCCAACTGGTTGTTGATTGTCTGCACCGAGTCGGACGGCGTGGCCACATAGAAGTCCGAGAGCGGGACGGTCCGGCCCGGCGTCATGCCTGCGCCCCAGGTGATGCCGCGGCTGTTGACCTGCACCGACGGCACACGCACGTTGTACTGGCCGCTCGCGTCCACGAACAGGTACGGCTTTTCGCGGCTGACCGGCGTGGTGTCCAGCACCGTGTAGGCGTTCGGCGTCGGGAACGTCTCGGCCGGCGCGCCCACCACACCGGAGAACACGGCGCTCCACACCGCGTTTGACCAGCTCACGATCTGGCTGTTGCGGGTGTACCACTGCTGCTGCGAGCCGTTGACCAGGGCGTCGGCGCCGCTGTGCCGCGAGTCGGCCATGAAACCGCCGGACGCGTACTGCGGGCCACTGGAGCAGTAATCCATGAACGACATCCCGCCAATGACATTCACGCGGCGCAGCGGCGCCGCCTGCGATACCGCCCAGAACTCGGTGTTGGTGCACCAGTCCGGACGCGGGGCGGCCTCACCCAGCACCTTGGTCATGCCGCCGGTCGCCTTGATGGTGAGGTTGGACATCGAGCGCCAGAAGTTGGTCAGGGCGAGGCAGTTTCCCGTCTCGTTATTGTCGAGGCAGCGGTTATAGACGTTGATGGTGCCGTTGATCACGACGTCCGTGGGCGAGGCGCCCAGCCCGGCGACCTCGGTGTAATAGCCGACCTGGAAATTGAGCGGCTCGGTGGCCGATCCGTAGGTGCCGGGCTTGAAGTAGATCGCGTCCCGCCGCGGACCGAACTCGTTGGAGAACTGTGCGGCGGCGATGGCGTCCACCTTCGCCTTGATCTCGGCCACCGACATGCTGGGGTCCAGCACCGTGACGTTCGGCCCGAGGTTTCCGGTCGATACCTGAGCCGCCAGGGCGCCGACCTGCACCTGCGGCGCCGTGGTCTGCTGGCCGCACGCGCTGAGCGCCAGCGTCAGTCCGGCCAGCAGCGTGGTGACCTTGAGCCGAACGTCTTTCCTGTTGAGCAACGAACCCTGCCCCACCTGATCCATGTTGTGCATATGCTCCCTGTCTGAGGGACTGGCCTGCCCAGCTTCCTTCAGTCCATGCTGAAAAACATCGTCATCGCTCCACCGCAACGCGTGTGCGGCGTACCACTTTCTTTGCTGTAGCGGTAAAGCTGGATGGTCTGACGACACCTCCTCGAAACGAAGCGATTCGTTTCTCTGGCCACGGAAAATATGTTCGGTCCTGGCTAAAAAGCCAATGACGCGACGGATCTGTTTTGATGCACGCCCAACGTAACAAGCGCGCACAGGTGTGTCAAGCAAAGGTTATTTTGGTTCCGTCTCATCCATATTCATGTTTCGGTGCGGATGTGAGGCCAGAGAGACCACCAGACCGAAGCCGGCTGTGGAGAAAAACTGCTGGGGATCTGCTGACGGTGCAGCCATCGCACTGGGCCGATCCCGTTGATCGTCCTTCAGAAGCCGCCAGGGTCGCTCTCAGGCACGGCGACGCCATCGTTGTGCGGGGGCGATTTCTCGCGGCCTTTACCGAACCGCTTCGGCGATGGCCCGGCCGGCAGTGCGGCCGCTGAAGATGCAGCCGCCCAGGAAGGTGCCTTCCAGCGAGCGGTAGCCGTGCACGCCACCGCCGCCGAACCCTGCCACCTCGCCCGCCGCATACAGGCCCGGCAACGGCTGGCCTCCCGGGGAGAGGACCCGGCCCTGCAGGTCCGTTTCCAGGCCGCCGAGCGACTTGCGGGTCAGGATGTTGAGCCGCACCGCGATCAGGGGACCGTCGGCCGGGCTCAGCATCGGGGCGGGTTTGGCCACCCGGATCAGCCGCTCACTCAGCACCGCGCGTGCCCCCCGGACGATGGCGAGCTGGGCATCCTTGCCGGCGACATTACGCAGCTGAGCGTCCCGGTCCAGCACCTCCCGTTCCACCGTGGCGAGGTCCACCTGCTCATTCCCGGTGAGCGCATTCATGGCGCGGACCAGGTCCGGCAGGGTCCGGCGCACCACGAAGTCCGCCCCGTTGTCCATGAAGGCCTGCACCGGCGCCGCGATGTGCTTTCCCGCCCGCCGGAGGGTCAGGCGGATGTTCCTGCCGGTCAGGTCCGGGTTCTGCTCACTGCCGGACAGGGCAAATTCGCGCTTGATGATGGCGCGGTTGAGCAGGAACCACGTGTACGGGTAGCGGTGGGTGGTGATGTGTTTGAGGGTGTCGTAGCTGCTCGCGCCGGGAATATGAGGGAATGGGAGGCGCTTCCCAGTGGGGTCGAGCCACAGGCTGCTCGGTCCCGGCAGGATGCGGATGCCGTGGTTCGGCCAGATGGAATTCCAGTTGCGCAGGCCCTCGGTGTAGTGCCACATCCGGTCCGGGTTGATCAGGCTGGCGCCCTGCGCCGCGGCCTGCTGCTGAAGCAGCCCGTCCACATGCTGCGGCACGCCGGAGAGCAGGAAGTCCGGGGCTGGTCCCAACCGATCGGTGGGCCAGTGACGCCGCACCAGCTCATGGTTGCCGCCGATGCCGCCCGAAGTGATCAGCACGGCCTGGGCATTCAGGTCAAACCCGTCCACCACCACCCGGGAGCTGGATTCGCCGCGCGCCACGTCGGACGGTTCCAGGACGTCGCCGTGAACGCCATGCACTACCCCGTCCGTCAGGTTCAGGCCACGTACCCGGTGCCGGAAGCGGAAGGCCACACGGCCGGTCTGCACGTGCTGCCTCACCCGGCGCTCGAACGGCTCCAGCACGCCCGGCCCGGTGCCCCAGGTGACGTGGAAGCGCGGCACGCTGTTGCCCGGCTGTGCCGCCCCGCCGCCGCCGCGCTCCGCCCAGCCGACCGCCGGAAACCAGCGCATGCCCTGGTCGTGCAGCCACTGGCGTTTCTCCCCGGCGGCAAACTCCAGATAGGCGTCGGCCCAGCGGCGCGGCCAGTGGTCGCTGGGCCGGTCAAACGCGGCGGTCGTCTCCCAGTCGCGGCGTGCCAGCTCCAGCGAGTCGCGGATGCCCAGACGGCGCTGTTCGGGGCTGTTCACAAAGAAGAGCCCGCCGAAGGACCAG comes from Deinococcus sonorensis KR-87 and encodes:
- a CDS encoding FAD-binding dehydrogenase; the protein is MPTLDADVIVVGAGLAGLVAAAELADAGKRVLLLDQEGEQNLGGQAYWSFGGLFFVNSPEQRRLGIRDSLELARRDWETTAAFDRPSDHWPRRWADAYLEFAAGEKRQWLHDQGMRWFPAVGWAERGGGGAAQPGNSVPRFHVTWGTGPGVLEPFERRVRQHVQTGRVAFRFRHRVRGLNLTDGVVHGVHGDVLEPSDVARGESSSRVVVDGFDLNAQAVLITSGGIGGNHELVRRHWPTDRLGPAPDFLLSGVPQHVDGLLQQQAAAQGASLINPDRMWHYTEGLRNWNSIWPNHGIRILPGPSSLWLDPTGKRLPFPHIPGASSYDTLKHITTHRYPYTWFLLNRAIIKREFALSGSEQNPDLTGRNIRLTLRRAGKHIAAPVQAFMDNGADFVVRRTLPDLVRAMNALTGNEQVDLATVEREVLDRDAQLRNVAGKDAQLAIVRGARAVLSERLIRVAKPAPMLSPADGPLIAVRLNILTRKSLGGLETDLQGRVLSPGGQPLPGLYAAGEVAGFGGGGVHGYRSLEGTFLGGCIFSGRTAGRAIAEAVR